One uncultured Caproiciproducens sp. DNA segment encodes these proteins:
- the addA gene encoding helicase-exonuclease AddAB subunit AddA, whose amino-acid sequence MSARTWTQSQQDAIEARGGTLLVSAAAGSGKTAVLVQRVIERITDPKNPADADRLLVVTFTKAAAAEMNSRIAAEIAKLLEADPMNVRLQRQQILLTRAHISTIHSFCSELIRENFYKLGISPDFRILDDSEMKLLRGDAASAVLEEFYAQNDPTFYSLVDAFSSGRDDGRMIQTVNTLYDFVRSHPFPNRWLAEKAAMYEPGVSAPQTVWGQTILKYAADAVDYCISLTRNSLALMEEDAKIAGAYVDGFSADLAGLLGLKDAADAGGWDTIAFQSVNFSFQRLKPLRGYSDDPLKNKLSASRKEVQETVKKLSELFSANEQECEEDIARLAPLMKKLFEVTVKFGEELDRLKKERRAADFSDLEHYALKLLVRDTDGGFEPTEDAAEISARFDEVMVDEYQDTNEAQDMIFRAVSQRESNLFMVGDVKQSIYRFRQAMPQIFLRRRALYPDYDRTKDGYPACVVLDKNFRSRRGVTEAVNFVFRQLMSEQTGELDYTKAEELAAGADYPPCDKPAAQLDIIDLSASENEEEMISAESRHIAELIYQMTGDGTTVSDKGQQRPVVYRDICILLRSANQYAHEYARELTSLGIPAWADTAGGFFAAAEVGVAVSLLRVIDNPMQDIPLLSVLMSPIYGFTADDMADIRIPSRSAPLYLALVSAAQGGNTRASDFLKDMDAYRTLAATMPSDRLIQAVYEKTGYLNLVQAMPNGELRLANLRLLLEYAKKYEVSGYNGLSGFIRFIDRLQKNNSDLAPASTISEAANVVKIMSIHRSKGLEFPVCILAGCSRRFNKERGDVLLHPSLGLGVKLKDAAELCRYTTMPREAVALELDRGEMSEELRVLYVAMTRAKEKLIMVTTVKNAGKTLGKLATRLTDDNRIQPYVVRSAGSISDWLLLCALRHPSGGHLRDLAGALPGITAGSDETWSINLVYPPKDDVSVQQPEQILPAQPDGALEAEISTGMDYVYPYAALKGIQAKVAASDLAAREYSAQYAAVSRPAFLSRTGLTPAERGTALHTYMQFAHYKKARENPQSELQRLVGQGFLTAEQGEAVDLSRVRAFFESTLAKRILASENVLREYRFTVEITAGDVRPGLPEELKNQPVVLQGAVDCAFEEDGKLFIVDYKTDKTNNPGELWERYHAQLALYRLAMEQCTKKKVAACLLYSFSLNSEISN is encoded by the coding sequence ATGAGCGCACGGACATGGACGCAAAGCCAGCAGGACGCGATTGAAGCGCGGGGCGGCACGCTGCTTGTTTCCGCAGCCGCCGGTTCCGGAAAAACCGCAGTTCTGGTTCAGCGTGTCATTGAGCGCATCACCGACCCGAAGAATCCGGCCGACGCCGACCGTCTGCTGGTTGTTACCTTTACAAAGGCCGCGGCGGCGGAAATGAACAGCCGTATCGCGGCGGAAATTGCAAAACTGCTCGAAGCGGACCCTATGAATGTTCGCTTACAGCGCCAGCAGATTTTACTGACGCGCGCCCATATCAGCACCATCCACAGCTTTTGCAGTGAACTGATCCGTGAAAACTTTTACAAACTGGGGATTTCTCCGGATTTTCGTATTCTGGACGACAGCGAAATGAAGCTGCTGCGCGGTGACGCGGCCTCTGCCGTTTTAGAAGAGTTTTACGCGCAGAACGACCCGACTTTCTACAGCTTGGTAGACGCTTTTTCCTCCGGGCGGGACGACGGCCGCATGATTCAGACCGTTAACACACTTTACGATTTTGTCCGGTCGCATCCGTTCCCAAACCGCTGGCTGGCTGAAAAAGCCGCCATGTATGAACCGGGTGTTTCCGCGCCGCAGACCGTATGGGGTCAAACCATTCTAAAATATGCTGCGGACGCGGTTGATTACTGCATCTCGCTGACGCGCAACTCCCTTGCGCTGATGGAGGAGGACGCAAAAATCGCCGGTGCGTATGTCGACGGATTCAGCGCCGATCTGGCGGGGCTTTTGGGGCTGAAAGACGCGGCGGACGCAGGCGGCTGGGATACTATCGCGTTCCAGAGCGTTAATTTCAGCTTTCAAAGGCTGAAACCACTGCGTGGATACAGTGACGACCCGCTGAAAAACAAGCTCTCGGCAAGCCGCAAGGAAGTGCAGGAAACTGTCAAAAAACTTTCGGAACTGTTCAGCGCGAATGAGCAGGAATGTGAAGAAGACATTGCTCGCCTTGCCCCTCTGATGAAAAAATTGTTTGAAGTCACCGTGAAATTCGGCGAGGAGCTTGACCGGCTGAAAAAGGAGCGCCGCGCCGCGGATTTCAGCGATTTGGAACATTACGCGCTGAAACTGCTTGTCCGCGATACGGACGGCGGCTTTGAACCGACTGAGGACGCCGCTGAAATTTCCGCACGGTTCGATGAGGTGATGGTAGACGAGTATCAGGATACCAATGAGGCGCAGGACATGATTTTCCGCGCGGTTTCGCAAAGGGAAAGCAACCTGTTTATGGTCGGCGACGTCAAGCAGAGTATTTACCGCTTCCGTCAGGCGATGCCGCAGATTTTTCTGCGCCGCCGCGCGCTGTATCCCGATTACGATAGAACAAAAGACGGGTATCCCGCGTGTGTGGTGTTGGATAAAAACTTCCGCAGCCGGCGCGGTGTGACCGAAGCGGTCAATTTTGTATTCCGTCAGCTGATGAGCGAACAGACGGGTGAGCTCGATTACACGAAAGCCGAGGAACTGGCGGCGGGGGCGGATTACCCGCCTTGTGACAAACCCGCGGCGCAGCTTGACATTATCGATCTATCGGCGTCCGAAAACGAAGAAGAAATGATTTCGGCGGAAAGCCGCCATATTGCGGAGCTGATTTATCAGATGACCGGCGACGGCACCACCGTTTCGGACAAAGGTCAGCAGCGGCCCGTCGTTTACCGGGATATCTGTATTTTACTGCGTAGCGCGAATCAATACGCCCATGAATACGCGCGGGAACTGACTTCGCTCGGTATTCCGGCGTGGGCTGACACGGCGGGCGGCTTTTTTGCGGCGGCGGAGGTTGGCGTGGCGGTTTCGCTTTTGCGTGTGATTGACAACCCGATGCAGGACATTCCACTCCTTTCGGTGCTGATGAGCCCTATTTACGGCTTTACGGCGGACGATATGGCGGATATCCGCATTCCTTCGCGCAGTGCGCCGCTTTATCTTGCGCTTGTTTCCGCGGCGCAGGGCGGCAATACGCGCGCATCCGATTTTCTGAAGGACATGGACGCCTACCGCACGCTTGCGGCCACCATGCCGTCCGACAGGCTAATTCAGGCGGTATATGAAAAAACGGGTTATCTGAACCTGGTTCAGGCAATGCCAAACGGGGAACTGCGGCTTGCGAACCTCCGCCTTTTGCTGGAATACGCGAAAAAATATGAAGTGTCCGGATACAACGGGCTTTCCGGGTTTATCCGCTTTATCGACCGGCTTCAAAAGAACAACTCCGACCTTGCGCCCGCTTCCACAATCAGCGAGGCCGCAAATGTCGTGAAAATTATGAGCATCCACCGCTCCAAGGGTCTGGAGTTTCCGGTCTGCATCCTTGCCGGATGTTCCAGGCGCTTTAATAAGGAAAGGGGCGACGTGCTTCTGCACCCGTCCCTCGGCCTCGGGGTTAAACTCAAAGATGCCGCCGAACTCTGCCGCTACACGACCATGCCGCGCGAGGCCGTCGCGTTGGAACTGGACCGCGGTGAAATGAGCGAGGAACTGCGCGTGCTGTATGTCGCCATGACAAGGGCAAAGGAAAAACTGATTATGGTGACCACGGTAAAAAACGCAGGGAAGACTTTGGGGAAACTTGCTACCCGCCTGACGGATGATAACAGGATTCAGCCTTATGTTGTACGCAGTGCCGGCAGTATTTCGGACTGGCTTCTGCTGTGCGCCCTGCGTCATCCGAGCGGCGGACATCTGCGCGACCTTGCGGGAGCTTTGCCCGGTATCACTGCGGGTTCCGATGAAACTTGGAGCATCAATCTGGTTTATCCGCCGAAGGACGATGTGTCCGTACAGCAGCCGGAACAGATTTTGCCCGCGCAGCCGGATGGTGCGCTCGAAGCTGAAATATCCACTGGTATGGACTATGTATATCCGTATGCCGCTTTAAAGGGAATTCAGGCAAAGGTAGCCGCCTCTGATCTTGCCGCACGAGAATATTCTGCGCAGTATGCTGCGGTTTCCCGGCCCGCGTTCTTGAGCAGAACGGGGCTGACCCCGGCGGAGCGCGGTACGGCGCTGCATACTTATATGCAGTTTGCCCATTACAAAAAAGCACGGGAAAATCCTCAAAGCGAGCTGCAACGCCTTGTCGGGCAGGGTTTTCTGACCGCTGAACAGGGAGAGGCTGTCGATCTTTCGCGTGTGCGCGCATTTTTTGAAAGTACGCTTGCAAAGCGGATTTTAGCCTCTGAAAATGTGCTTCGCGAATATCGCTTTACCGTGGAGATTACCGCCGGCGATGTTCGCCCGGGGCTTCCGGAGGAACTGAAAAACCAGCCTGTTGTATTGCAGGGAGCGGTTGACTGCGCATTTGAAGAAGATGGAAAACTATTTATTGTGGATTATAAGACAGATAAAACGAACAATCCCGGCGAATTGTGGGAACGTTATCACGCGCAGCTTGCGCTTTACCGGCTGGCGATGGAACAATGTACGAAAAAAAAAGTCGCCGCATGTTTGCTCTATTCCTTCAGTTTGAATTCTGAAATCTCAAATTAA
- a CDS encoding PD-(D/E)XK nuclease family protein, whose product MLRFILGRAGSGKTELLRAELKNMAQTTHKKIMLIVPEQSSFENERAMLQLLGAKDVQRVLVTSFSRLADAVFRRYGGGAGRRLDDGGRSIFMSLALEQVKEQLSFYRKNAESTELVGLMISASTEFKMCDVKPLDIERAAGEMRQGTLRQKMTELSLILSAYDALVAQSFVDPLDDLTRLKNVLQRHHFFSEYTVALDSFQSFTVQEYNIINLILTQADDLYVTLCADQLDDPERGMGLFSLVRRTAKNLMRLAKQNDVKIAAPVVLNSGLRFQSKPLAAVEAGAYRSGRGAADCKNHDVVLYEANNVYDESAFAAASIRRLVMEKDFRYRDFAIITRSPDRYRGVLDLALERWEIPYFMDKPQAIDAEPLMRLVLSAFKIVQSSFSSDAVFSYLKTGLTGLSTDEISQLENYAFVWNKERKQWQEEWTEHPRGFAEKMTDGDAKKLAEINGSRAAVMKPLLRFASKLRSADGEGMAAAVFELLQDIKAADHLKTLARRLTDCGEPELADRQLRLWDLLMEILDQTALVLQKNPVTHTRYAELLHLVILANHMASIPQGLDEVTVGAADRTRTGAPKVVFLMGTVQGEFPLSPGGDCVFSDGERRELIRLGLPLNDTLEGTAVQERFLAYAAMSAASEKLYITYPLTGPAGEPNTPSSIPNEVCSVLKNTAVLNELLLPQTYFANAKESAFELMAQQWKHNTVLSATLKNLFEKRGYAHRLSAIDRAAQNRPTVFTSSEKAKELFGENLHVSATQIEKFYLCRFQYFCRFGLNAKERRAAEMDALEYGSLMHFLLEKLFRDTGSEAILQMKPEELKQEIIRLLNVYVDTKLGGIQNKTPRFVYLFTRLADSAQVIAFHIAQELAQSEFKPVDFELAIGNGGIPSLCIPLPDGGQVEIDGKIDRVDLMTRDGVSYVRVIDYKTGHKEFKLSDILYGVNMQMLIYLAALLENGGDRYGEVQPAGVLYMPANRPTVSASRGADAEKIEQEAAKKLRMDGLVLDDAQIITAMEHSGQGNYIPVALKDGVPGKRDHVVSSGELNGVMLHIKELVGAMAKELHGGDVSAVPLAGAYDACAWCPYSSVCGHERDDPAREMQQWDRDAVIEELTKAKGGDGE is encoded by the coding sequence ATGCTGCGTTTTATTTTAGGCCGCGCGGGCAGCGGTAAAACCGAACTGCTGCGGGCCGAACTGAAAAATATGGCACAGACCACACACAAAAAAATTATGCTGATTGTGCCGGAGCAGTCTTCGTTTGAAAACGAGCGCGCCATGCTGCAGCTGCTTGGCGCGAAAGATGTGCAGCGTGTTTTGGTTACGAGTTTTTCCCGTCTTGCGGACGCGGTGTTCCGCAGGTACGGCGGCGGTGCGGGCCGGCGGCTGGACGACGGAGGGCGCAGCATTTTTATGAGCCTTGCGCTGGAGCAGGTGAAAGAACAGCTCAGCTTTTACCGTAAAAACGCGGAGAGCACCGAGCTTGTCGGGCTGATGATTTCCGCTTCCACAGAGTTCAAAATGTGCGATGTAAAGCCGCTTGATATCGAACGCGCGGCGGGAGAGATGCGACAGGGGACACTGCGGCAGAAAATGACGGAGCTTTCTCTGATCCTTTCCGCGTATGACGCGCTTGTCGCACAAAGCTTTGTTGACCCGCTTGACGACCTGACGAGGCTGAAAAACGTCTTGCAGAGGCATCACTTCTTTTCGGAATATACCGTTGCTCTGGATTCGTTTCAGAGCTTCACGGTACAGGAATACAATATCATCAACCTGATCTTAACGCAGGCCGATGACTTATACGTTACACTCTGCGCGGACCAGCTTGACGACCCGGAACGCGGCATGGGGCTTTTTTCGCTTGTCCGCCGCACTGCGAAAAACCTGATGCGGCTTGCAAAGCAGAACGACGTGAAAATTGCTGCTCCGGTGGTTTTGAACAGCGGACTGCGCTTTCAAAGCAAACCGCTGGCGGCGGTGGAAGCGGGGGCTTACCGCAGCGGACGCGGCGCGGCAGACTGCAAAAATCATGATGTTGTGCTGTATGAAGCGAACAATGTTTATGATGAATCCGCCTTCGCCGCCGCGTCCATCCGCCGTCTGGTGATGGAGAAGGATTTCCGCTACCGGGATTTTGCGATTATCACCCGTTCACCCGACCGCTACCGCGGTGTTTTGGATCTTGCCCTTGAGCGTTGGGAAATCCCGTATTTTATGGACAAGCCGCAGGCAATTGACGCCGAACCGCTCATGCGTCTTGTGCTTTCCGCATTTAAGATTGTACAGTCGAGCTTTTCTTCCGACGCGGTCTTTTCCTATCTGAAAACGGGCCTGACAGGTCTCAGCACCGATGAAATTTCCCAGCTTGAAAATTATGCTTTTGTGTGGAATAAAGAGAGAAAACAGTGGCAGGAGGAATGGACGGAGCATCCCCGGGGTTTCGCCGAAAAAATGACGGACGGCGACGCTAAAAAACTTGCTGAGATTAACGGGAGCCGCGCGGCGGTCATGAAGCCGCTGCTTCGGTTCGCGTCTAAACTCCGCAGTGCAGACGGCGAGGGCATGGCAGCGGCGGTATTTGAACTGCTGCAGGATATCAAGGCCGCCGACCATCTGAAAACCCTTGCGCGGCGTCTGACCGACTGCGGCGAACCTGAACTCGCCGACCGTCAGCTGCGGCTTTGGGACCTGCTGATGGAGATTCTGGACCAAACGGCGCTCGTGCTGCAAAAAAATCCGGTCACGCACACGCGTTACGCGGAGCTTTTGCACTTGGTCATTCTGGCAAATCATATGGCGAGCATCCCGCAGGGGCTTGACGAAGTGACCGTCGGCGCGGCTGACCGAACCAGAACCGGCGCGCCGAAAGTCGTTTTCCTGATGGGAACCGTACAGGGGGAATTCCCCCTTTCTCCGGGCGGGGACTGTGTTTTCAGCGACGGCGAGCGGCGAGAGCTGATCCGGCTGGGCCTTCCTCTGAACGATACCCTTGAAGGAACAGCGGTGCAGGAGCGCTTCCTTGCGTATGCGGCAATGAGCGCCGCTTCCGAAAAGCTTTACATAACGTATCCTTTGACCGGCCCTGCGGGGGAACCGAATACGCCTTCGTCCATTCCGAACGAGGTATGCTCCGTATTAAAGAATACTGCGGTTTTGAATGAACTACTGCTGCCGCAGACGTATTTTGCCAATGCAAAAGAGTCTGCGTTTGAATTGATGGCGCAACAGTGGAAGCATAATACAGTTCTGTCCGCCACGCTGAAAAACCTGTTTGAAAAGCGCGGATACGCTCACCGTCTGTCCGCCATTGACCGGGCCGCGCAGAACCGCCCGACTGTTTTTACTTCCAGTGAAAAAGCAAAAGAGCTTTTCGGGGAAAACCTGCATGTTTCAGCAACACAGATCGAAAAATTTTACCTGTGCCGTTTTCAGTATTTCTGCCGATTCGGACTGAATGCAAAGGAGCGCAGGGCAGCGGAGATGGACGCGTTGGAATACGGAAGCCTGATGCATTTCCTGCTTGAAAAATTGTTTCGGGATACCGGCAGCGAAGCTATTCTTCAAATGAAACCGGAGGAACTGAAACAGGAGATTATCCGGCTGTTAAATGTATATGTCGATACAAAGCTGGGCGGAATTCAAAATAAAACGCCGCGCTTTGTCTATCTTTTTACGCGCCTTGCCGATTCTGCGCAGGTGATCGCGTTTCATATTGCGCAGGAGCTTGCGCAAAGCGAATTTAAACCGGTCGATTTTGAACTTGCCATCGGAAACGGGGGGATTCCTTCGCTCTGTATCCCGCTGCCGGACGGCGGTCAGGTGGAAATTGACGGCAAGATTGACCGCGTTGACCTGATGACCCGTGACGGTGTCAGTTATGTGCGTGTCATCGATTATAAAACAGGCCATAAGGAGTTTAAACTATCGGATATCCTTTACGGCGTGAATATGCAGATGCTGATTTATCTAGCGGCACTGCTTGAAAACGGCGGCGACCGCTATGGAGAAGTCCAACCCGCGGGCGTATTGTACATGCCCGCTAACCGTCCGACCGTTTCCGCTTCCCGCGGCGCGGATGCTGAAAAAATTGAACAGGAAGCTGCGAAAAAGCTGCGGATGGACGGACTTGTGCTGGACGATGCTCAAATCATTACGGCGATGGAGCACAGCGGGCAGGGAAATTACATTCCGGTCGCACTGAAAGACGGCGTACCGGGCAAACGCGACCATGTGGTTTCTTCCGGGGAATTAAACGGCGTTATGCTGCATATCAAAGAGCTGGTGGGCGCAATGGCCAAAGAGCTTCACGGCGGAGACGTTTCGGCGGTTCCGCTTGCAGGTGCCTACGACGCCTGTGCATGGTGCCCCTACTCTTCTGTCTGCGGACACGAAAGGGACGACCCGGCGCGCGAAATGCAGCAGTGGGACAGGGATGCGGTAATAGAGGAGCTAACAAAAGCAAAGGGAGGCGATGGGGAATGA
- a CDS encoding stage II sporulation protein R yields MKLFEKSLCLALILTVLFSFTGFAAGCEDIPNHVLRLHVLANSDSSGDQALKLKVRDRVLAVSASLMDNVKNKAEAQDAVRAAIPQLKAAAADEVKKQGYDYPVNVEMVHMYFTTREYETVTLPAGDYDSLRVTIGKAAGHNWWCVIFPPMCLPAAEEPKELGDVLNANQLGIVEGKGDFEVKFKSVELYEQLKSYLEKKQ; encoded by the coding sequence ATGAAATTATTTGAAAAATCGCTTTGTCTGGCGCTTATTTTAACCGTGCTGTTTTCCTTTACCGGTTTTGCCGCCGGCTGTGAAGATATACCGAACCATGTGCTTCGCCTTCATGTCCTTGCAAACTCCGATTCCTCAGGGGATCAGGCCCTGAAATTGAAGGTGCGCGATAGAGTTTTGGCTGTAAGCGCGAGTTTGATGGACAATGTAAAGAATAAAGCCGAGGCGCAGGACGCGGTACGCGCCGCCATCCCGCAGCTGAAAGCCGCGGCAGCGGATGAAGTAAAAAAACAAGGTTACGATTACCCGGTGAATGTTGAAATGGTTCATATGTATTTTACCACAAGAGAGTATGAAACGGTGACTCTGCCGGCGGGCGATTACGACTCGCTTCGCGTGACCATCGGAAAAGCGGCAGGTCACAACTGGTGGTGCGTCATTTTCCCGCCGATGTGTCTGCCGGCCGCGGAGGAACCCAAAGAGCTTGGCGATGTGCTCAATGCGAACCAGCTTGGAATCGTAGAGGGCAAGGGTGACTTTGAGGTGAAATTCAAATCTGTGGAGCTTTATGAACAGCTGAAAAGCTATCTGGAAAAGAAACAGTAG
- a CDS encoding VanZ family protein: MSKTVLFSFPDYILPMAAGLIIYFICLILFFRHKKPLQNFFLAILFMYLAVVFELTIHIALPQDWHISAKSTAWAISQIDWIPFESAANILHNSIRIGSYKAFFRVIGGNFIMLMPLGILVPLIHPRIRLGGMFALSVLVPVGIEGLQLLNNILSGSVTRSVEMEDVILNAAGCLLAYLIFAGVRSLFRPKRKGKHYS, from the coding sequence ATGTCTAAAACTGTCTTGTTTTCTTTCCCCGACTATATCCTGCCGATGGCGGCGGGACTGATCATATACTTCATCTGCCTGATTCTCTTTTTTAGGCACAAAAAACCGCTGCAGAATTTTTTCCTTGCCATTTTGTTCATGTATCTTGCGGTGGTCTTTGAACTGACCATCCACATTGCATTGCCGCAAGACTGGCATATCAGTGCAAAATCGACCGCATGGGCAATCAGTCAGATTGACTGGATTCCGTTTGAGTCTGCCGCGAACATTTTGCATAATTCAATTCGGATTGGCAGCTATAAAGCTTTTTTCCGTGTCATAGGCGGCAATTTCATCATGCTGATGCCGCTCGGCATTCTTGTGCCGCTGATACACCCGCGCATCCGGCTCGGCGGGATGTTTGCGCTGTCCGTCCTTGTTCCGGTGGGAATCGAAGGGCTTCAGCTTTTGAACAATATTCTTTCCGGTTCCGTAACAAGAAGCGTTGAAATGGAGGACGTCATTCTGAACGCCGCGGGCTGCCTTTTAGCCTATTTGATTTTTGCCGGGGTGCGGTCACTGTTCAGGCCGAAACGCAAAGGCAAACATTACTCTTGA
- a CDS encoding ArsC/Spx/MgsR family protein: MNIQIFGKSKCFNTKKAERYFKERKIKFQSIDIAKYGMSRGEFNSVKSAVSGLDQLIDENSTDSDAALIKYLAGSEAKEEKLLENPKLFKTPIVRNGKQATVGYQPEVWKTWE; the protein is encoded by the coding sequence TTGAATATACAGATATTCGGAAAATCAAAGTGTTTTAACACCAAAAAAGCGGAACGCTATTTTAAAGAACGTAAAATTAAATTCCAAAGCATCGATATCGCAAAATATGGCATGAGCAGGGGCGAATTCAACAGCGTCAAGTCGGCGGTGAGCGGCCTTGATCAACTGATCGATGAAAATTCCACGGACAGCGACGCAGCTCTTATCAAATATCTTGCGGGCAGCGAAGCCAAAGAGGAAAAATTGCTTGAAAATCCCAAACTGTTCAAAACACCCATCGTTCGAAACGGCAAACAGGCTACTGTGGGCTATCAGCCTGAAGTCTGGAAAACATGGGAATGA
- a CDS encoding GAF domain-containing protein, translating into MEQTVYEYPEDKKEMYALLRAQMKAILDGEHHVIPNLANASALLNGALRNINWVGFYLKNQDELLLGPFQGKLACVHIAFGKGVCGTAYSRGETVLVEDVHQFSGHIACDCDSNSEIVVPLQWNQQVVGVLDIDSPLLARFDETDARELEELVRIIERTCNWDELPSLQ; encoded by the coding sequence ATGGAGCAAACAGTATATGAATATCCGGAAGACAAAAAAGAAATGTATGCGCTATTAAGAGCACAGATGAAAGCAATTCTGGATGGAGAGCATCATGTGATTCCCAATCTGGCGAACGCATCCGCTTTACTGAACGGTGCGCTGCGGAACATTAACTGGGTCGGATTCTATCTGAAGAATCAGGATGAACTGCTGCTAGGCCCGTTTCAAGGGAAGCTTGCCTGTGTGCATATTGCGTTTGGAAAAGGCGTCTGCGGCACGGCGTACAGCCGCGGCGAAACCGTGCTTGTCGAAGACGTTCACCAGTTTTCGGGGCATATTGCCTGTGACTGCGACTCCAATTCCGAAATTGTCGTTCCACTGCAATGGAATCAGCAGGTGGTGGGCGTTTTAGACATCGACAGCCCTCTGCTCGCCCGTTTTGATGAAACGGACGCCCGTGAACTGGAAGAACTTGTCCGAATCATTGAACGCACCTGCAACTGGGACGAGCTGCCCTCTTTGCAGTGA
- a CDS encoding fumarylacetoacetate hydrolase family protein, translating into MKLLTYLYDGTENAGVLSKDGTKVFPFSSFGVPYEDMNSFIQNAGQNQLNTIYAKLESKTEGAVSFDEIKILAPIPVPAQDVICLGVNFLAHAQESARFKKETFQMDRTDAVYFSKRVNRAVASGDLIDGHFDIVDSLDYEAELAVVIGKDARNVSAEDVFSHILGYTVMNDVSARNIQSRHKQWYFGKSLDGFTPMGPWIVTEDEFNRPPVLTVQSRVNGELRQDSTTGLFITSIEAAVSELSQGMTLKAGTVISMGTPAGVGMGFDPPKFLKSGDVVECEIEGIGTLTNPVK; encoded by the coding sequence ATGAAATTACTGACTTATTTATATGATGGAACAGAAAATGCCGGTGTTTTGTCAAAAGACGGGACAAAAGTTTTTCCTTTCAGCAGTTTTGGCGTACCTTATGAAGACATGAATTCTTTTATACAAAACGCAGGGCAGAACCAGCTGAATACAATTTACGCGAAATTGGAGTCAAAAACAGAGGGCGCTGTTTCTTTCGATGAAATCAAAATTCTCGCTCCCATTCCGGTACCAGCACAGGATGTCATCTGCTTGGGTGTTAATTTTCTTGCTCACGCACAGGAGTCGGCCCGATTTAAGAAAGAGACTTTCCAAATGGACCGCACCGATGCCGTCTATTTTTCCAAACGGGTGAACAGGGCGGTTGCGTCCGGCGATCTGATTGACGGGCACTTTGATATTGTGGATTCTTTGGATTATGAAGCGGAACTTGCCGTTGTTATTGGAAAGGACGCCAGAAATGTTTCCGCGGAAGATGTTTTTTCTCACATCCTCGGCTATACGGTTATGAATGACGTCAGTGCCAGAAACATACAGTCCAGGCATAAGCAATGGTATTTTGGGAAAAGCCTTGACGGATTCACGCCGATGGGGCCGTGGATTGTGACGGAGGACGAGTTTAACCGGCCGCCGGTTCTTACTGTTCAGTCGAGGGTAAACGGCGAACTCAGGCAAGACAGCACCACGGGGTTATTCATCACTTCTATAGAGGCCGCCGTCAGCGAACTGTCACAGGGAATGACGCTCAAAGCGGGAACGGTTATCTCCATGGGAACCCCTGCCGGGGTAGGCATGGGCTTCGATCCGCCTAAATTTCTCAAATCGGGCGATGTGGTGGAATGTGAAATTGAGGGAATCGGTACGCTAACCAATCCCGTAAAATAA
- the ispE gene encoding 4-(cytidine 5'-diphospho)-2-C-methyl-D-erythritol kinase — translation MSFSVNAYAKINLSLDIIGKRADGYHFLRMVMQSVSLCDKLVLTGAGTGIRVITSHDEIPCNEENTVHKAAAAFFEYTGIAPNLTVTIQKVIPSQAGLGGGSADAAAVLLALNKMHHTGLTKETLCQIGLKVGADVPFCIVGGTALAEGIGEKLTALPPMPPCHIVICKPPVGVNTKRAYALADAAVKKGSGHSAAMFQAVGTRNLRAIAAGLGNEFEQLMNLAEVNHIKNMMKLSGALGACMTGSGSAVFGIFEDLPKAMSCKSELAQVYSEVFICEPADSGCTIEE, via the coding sequence ATGTCTTTCTCCGTCAATGCATATGCAAAAATAAATTTATCACTTGATATTATCGGAAAGCGTGCGGATGGCTATCATTTTCTGCGCATGGTGATGCAGTCTGTTTCTCTGTGTGATAAACTTGTACTGACGGGTGCCGGTACCGGTATCCGTGTGATTACCAGCCATGACGAAATTCCGTGCAATGAAGAAAATACCGTCCATAAAGCGGCGGCAGCCTTTTTTGAATATACCGGGATTGCCCCCAACCTGACAGTAACCATCCAAAAAGTGATTCCTTCGCAGGCCGGTCTGGGCGGCGGAAGCGCCGACGCCGCCGCCGTGCTGCTGGCACTGAACAAAATGCACCATACCGGGCTGACAAAGGAAACGCTTTGCCAAATCGGTTTGAAAGTCGGTGCCGACGTTCCGTTCTGTATTGTCGGCGGAACCGCGCTTGCCGAAGGCATCGGGGAAAAGCTGACTGCTCTGCCGCCGATGCCCCCCTGTCATATTGTGATTTGCAAGCCTCCTGTGGGGGTGAATACGAAAAGAGCCTATGCGCTGGCGGATGCCGCCGTAAAAAAAGGCAGCGGTCACTCCGCCGCAATGTTTCAGGCGGTTGGCACCCGGAATCTACGAGCGATTGCGGCTGGGCTTGGCAATGAGTTTGAACAGTTGATGAATCTTGCCGAAGTGAACCATATTAAAAACATGATGAAACTGTCGGGCGCGCTTGGAGCGTGTATGACGGGAAGCGGTTCGGCAGTCTTTGGCATTTTTGAAGATTTGCCGAAGGCGATGTCCTGCAAATCGGAGCTTGCACAGGTTTATTCCGAAGTTTTTATCTGTGAGCCGGCAGATTCGGGCTGTACAATCGAAGAGTGA